In the genome of Phycisphaerae bacterium, one region contains:
- a CDS encoding DegT/DnrJ/EryC1/StrS family aminotransferase — protein sequence MQQVSMLDLRGEYLLFAEELRPVVDDVLSGAAYINGPQVTQLEEALARFCGVGHGVAVSSGTDALLCALMALDIGAGDEVIVPSFTFFATAGVVHRLGARPVFADIDARTFNLDPKSVENAVTPRTRAIIAVHLFGQCADMDAINDVARRHGLRVIEDACQAIGSTYHDRSACSLGDAACLSFYPTKNLGGFGEGGMILTDNAELAGLARRLRNHGEVQRYHHDRVGGNFRLDTLKAAILLVKLQRLEEFNELRRSNAARYDELLKGREVVTPYVAAGSKHVYHQYSILSDRRDALANYLKERGIGSGVYYPVPLHRQACFADLGYRTGDLPVTEAICERILSLPCHPLLSAGDVAYVAEAVRAFCDSAATERVEAVGRAG from the coding sequence ATGCAACAAGTTTCGATGCTCGATCTTCGCGGAGAGTACCTGCTTTTTGCCGAGGAACTGCGTCCGGTGGTGGACGACGTCCTGTCGGGGGCGGCGTATATCAACGGCCCGCAGGTAACGCAGTTGGAGGAGGCGTTGGCCCGATTCTGCGGTGTCGGGCACGGCGTCGCGGTCAGCAGCGGAACGGATGCACTGCTGTGCGCCCTGATGGCATTGGACATCGGCGCCGGAGACGAGGTCATCGTCCCGTCGTTCACGTTTTTCGCCACGGCCGGGGTCGTTCACCGGCTCGGTGCCAGGCCGGTTTTCGCCGACATCGACGCCCGAACGTTCAACCTCGATCCGAAAAGCGTGGAGAACGCGGTCACGCCGAGAACAAGAGCGATTATCGCGGTCCACCTGTTCGGCCAGTGTGCCGATATGGACGCGATCAATGACGTCGCCCGGCGCCATGGACTGCGGGTCATCGAGGACGCCTGCCAGGCGATCGGCTCGACATATCACGATCGTTCAGCGTGTTCGCTGGGCGACGCAGCCTGCCTGTCTTTCTACCCGACGAAGAATCTGGGCGGGTTCGGCGAAGGAGGCATGATCCTGACGGATAACGCTGAACTGGCGGGACTTGCCCGCCGCCTGCGCAACCACGGCGAGGTTCAGCGCTACCACCACGACCGCGTCGGAGGGAACTTCCGGCTGGATACGCTCAAGGCAGCGATCCTGCTGGTGAAGCTCCAACGACTGGAAGAATTCAACGAACTGCGGCGAAGCAACGCCGCCCGGTACGACGAGCTTCTGAAGGGCCGTGAGGTCGTCACGCCGTACGTCGCGGCGGGAAGCAAGCACGTCTACCACCAGTATTCGATTCTCAGCGACCGGCGCGACGCTCTGGCGAATTACCTCAAGGAGCGGGGTATCGGCTCCGGCGTGTATTATCCGGTCCCGCTGCATCGGCAGGCGTGCTTTGCCGATTTAGGATATCGGACGGGCGACCTGCCCGTGACGGAAGCGATCTGCGAGCGGATTCTTTCGCTGCCCTGCCACCCGCTGCTGTCGGCGGGTGATGTGGCGTACGTCGCCGAGGCGGTTCGGGCATTTTGCGATTCCGCCGCTACGGAGCGCGTGGAAGCCGTGGGACGCGCCGGCTGA
- a CDS encoding PH domain-containing protein: MSQKDNHDVPEKLGGKPQAELARHFSATMTDSPTGAGELDARPWTELPGGVVDGGEIILLAIKPSMWRPATSAGGWVIAACLLAALCAWFDQPLPGFSVIVTIQVAMLLGALPLGIAILRWIATWYVLTNRRVLTVEGVRSPSIRACLLVELRNTYLHAEPIERQLGLGTITLVTNREHEPPQRWRSISSPEEVHERIRRAIENAIDHQGSGT; encoded by the coding sequence ATGTCACAGAAAGACAACCACGACGTCCCGGAGAAGCTCGGCGGCAAACCACAGGCCGAGCTGGCCCGACACTTCTCAGCGACCATGACCGACTCTCCCACTGGCGCGGGCGAGCTTGATGCACGACCCTGGACGGAGCTTCCCGGCGGGGTCGTGGACGGCGGAGAGATCATCCTGCTGGCCATCAAGCCATCCATGTGGCGACCGGCGACCAGCGCCGGCGGCTGGGTCATTGCGGCCTGCCTCCTGGCCGCGTTGTGCGCCTGGTTCGATCAGCCGCTGCCGGGATTCTCCGTGATCGTGACCATTCAGGTCGCCATGCTGCTCGGGGCGCTGCCGCTGGGGATCGCCATCTTGCGCTGGATCGCCACGTGGTACGTGCTGACCAACCGCCGCGTGCTGACCGTCGAGGGCGTGCGCTCACCGAGCATCCGCGCGTGCCTGCTTGTCGAGCTTCGCAATACCTACCTGCACGCCGAGCCAATCGAGCGGCAGCTGGGTCTCGGGACCATCACACTCGTGACGAACCGCGAACACGAACCCCCGCAGCGCTGGCGCTCGATTTCCTCACCGGAGGAAGTTCACGAGCGCATTCGCCGGGCGATCGAGAACGCGATCGATCATCAAGGCTCGGGAACGTAG
- the nadA gene encoding quinolinate synthase NadA, whose amino-acid sequence MLFQPSLPAKYRERTDEELREAIAHRKRQLGSRLVILGHHYQQQDVIDFADFTGDSLKLAQVGAAQRDAEFIVFCGVHFMAESADILTEDRVKIILPDLTAGCSMADMAAIDDLEDAWTFIEECQADVIPVTYVNSAASIKAFCGRHGGACCTSSNASSILRWALERGEKVLFLPDQHLGRNTAYAMGIPLSDMAVYDPKLPQGGLTRGQLSAARILLWKGHCSVHTLFTPQQCDEIRKVDPQCRILVHPECTWEVVQKADLAGSTEFIIKTVRESPPGSHWAIGTEIHLVDRVIRSNPDKAVRSLAGVQCLCTTMFRIDLRHLCWCLDELAEGHVVNQIKVDPRTRAEALVALERMLANVPAHPVAIKADRPMQTIEA is encoded by the coding sequence ATGCTGTTTCAGCCCTCTCTGCCTGCAAAATACCGCGAACGGACGGATGAGGAACTGCGCGAGGCGATCGCCCATCGCAAACGGCAACTCGGCTCGCGACTGGTCATCCTCGGCCATCATTACCAACAGCAGGATGTGATCGACTTCGCCGATTTCACCGGCGACAGCCTCAAGCTCGCCCAGGTCGGCGCCGCCCAGAGGGATGCGGAGTTCATCGTCTTCTGCGGCGTGCACTTCATGGCGGAGTCGGCCGACATCCTGACCGAGGACCGCGTCAAGATCATTCTTCCCGATCTTACCGCGGGGTGCAGCATGGCGGATATGGCCGCCATCGACGATCTGGAGGACGCCTGGACCTTCATCGAGGAGTGCCAGGCTGATGTCATTCCGGTGACCTACGTCAATTCCGCGGCATCGATCAAGGCATTCTGCGGTCGGCACGGCGGCGCCTGCTGCACGAGCAGCAATGCCTCGTCGATTCTTCGTTGGGCGCTGGAGCGGGGCGAAAAGGTGCTCTTCCTTCCCGATCAGCACCTGGGCCGCAACACCGCTTACGCGATGGGCATCCCCCTGTCCGACATGGCCGTCTACGATCCCAAGCTTCCGCAGGGCGGTCTCACGCGCGGCCAGCTTTCCGCGGCGCGAATCCTGCTCTGGAAAGGCCATTGCAGCGTACACACGCTGTTTACCCCGCAGCAGTGCGACGAGATCCGCAAGGTCGATCCACAATGCAGGATTCTCGTGCATCCGGAATGCACGTGGGAGGTGGTGCAGAAGGCCGACCTGGCAGGCAGTACGGAGTTCATCATCAAGACCGTACGCGAGTCGCCGCCGGGCAGCCATTGGGCCATCGGCACGGAGATCCATCTTGTCGATCGCGTGATTCGCTCGAATCCCGACAAAGCGGTTCGTTCGCTGGCCGGTGTGCAGTGCCTCTGTACAACGATGTTCCGTATCGATTTGCGACACCTGTGTTGGTGCCTGGATGAACTCGCCGAAGGGCACGTCGTGAATCAGATCAAGGTCGACCCAAGGACGCGAGCGGAGGCGCTGGTCGCCCTCGAGCGCATGCTTGCCAACGTTCCGGCGCATCCTGTAGCCATCAAGGCGGATCGGCCGATGCAGACCATAGAGGCGTAG
- a CDS encoding SDR family oxidoreductase encodes MRVLVTGGAGFLGSHLCDRLLEDGHEVVAVDNLFTGSKRNIKHLLGRTDFEFIRHDVVQPILLEVDWIFNLACPASPIHYQYNPVKTVKTSVMGTLNMLGLAKRVRARVLQASTSEVYGDPTIHPQPESYWGNVNPIGPRSCYDEGKRVAETLMMDYHRQNEVETRIVRIFNTYGPRMAVGDGRVASNFIVQALQNQPLTVYGDGTQTRCFCYVDDLVAGMIALMKYEGPDAHEPVNLGSTEERSMNDLVACIGELLGRKLEVARKSLPENDPVRRRPDVTRARKILGWEARTPLGEGLLRTMEFFREQLSRPASK; translated from the coding sequence ATGCGCGTGCTGGTTACAGGTGGTGCCGGGTTTCTGGGAAGTCATCTGTGCGACCGGCTGCTCGAGGACGGGCACGAGGTCGTCGCCGTGGACAATCTGTTCACCGGATCGAAGCGCAACATCAAGCACCTGCTGGGCCGGACAGACTTTGAGTTCATCCGCCACGACGTGGTCCAGCCGATCCTGCTGGAGGTGGACTGGATCTTCAATCTGGCCTGCCCGGCTTCGCCCATTCACTACCAGTACAATCCCGTCAAGACGGTCAAGACGAGCGTGATGGGCACGCTGAACATGCTGGGTCTGGCCAAGCGTGTCAGGGCCCGTGTGCTTCAGGCCTCGACCAGCGAGGTCTACGGAGATCCTACAATCCATCCCCAGCCGGAGAGCTACTGGGGGAACGTGAATCCGATCGGGCCGCGGAGCTGCTACGACGAGGGCAAGCGCGTGGCCGAGACGCTGATGATGGATTATCACCGTCAGAACGAAGTCGAAACGCGCATCGTGCGGATTTTCAATACGTATGGTCCGCGCATGGCAGTGGGCGACGGTCGCGTGGCATCCAATTTCATCGTGCAGGCCTTGCAGAACCAGCCGCTGACCGTCTACGGCGACGGCACGCAGACGCGCTGCTTCTGCTACGTCGATGATCTGGTGGCGGGGATGATCGCCCTCATGAAATATGAGGGCCCGGACGCGCACGAGCCGGTGAACCTGGGCAGCACGGAAGAGCGGTCCATGAATGACCTGGTGGCATGTATCGGAGAATTGCTGGGGCGCAAGCTGGAGGTTGCTCGGAAATCCCTGCCGGAAAACGACCCCGTGCGACGCCGTCCGGACGTGACGCGCGCCCGGAAGATTCTGGGCTGGGAAGCTCGAACGCCGCTGGGGGAGGGGCTGCTGCGCACCATGGAGTTCTTCCGGGAACAGCTTTCCCGTCCGGCGAGCAAGTGA
- a CDS encoding winged helix-turn-helix transcriptional regulator, which translates to MSATMESTSALFRAFADPTRIRLLNLMLEGEVCVCDLVAVLDQPQPTVSRHLAALRRAKLVRVRSDGRWKYYRAARGAAGIERTLLNCVRRCLREIDVLQSDLARLKEVRGTGCC; encoded by the coding sequence ATGTCTGCGACGATGGAATCCACGAGCGCCTTGTTTCGGGCCTTTGCCGATCCGACACGCATTCGATTGCTCAACCTCATGCTTGAGGGGGAGGTCTGCGTATGCGATCTGGTCGCGGTGCTCGATCAGCCACAACCCACCGTTTCCCGGCACCTGGCCGCGCTGCGCCGAGCGAAGCTCGTCCGCGTGCGGTCGGATGGGCGGTGGAAATATTACCGTGCCGCGCGCGGGGCGGCGGGAATAGAGCGTACGCTGCTCAATTGCGTTCGGAGGTGCCTGCGGGAAATCGACGTGCTCCAGAGCGACCTCGCGCGGCTCAAGGAGGTCCGAGGGACGGGTTGCTGCTGA
- the rsmH gene encoding 16S rRNA (cytosine(1402)-N(4))-methyltransferase RsmH — protein sequence MQEHIRAQGRTPAGGHVPIMVEEVLAALDPQPGDAIADCTVGHGGHAERFLERIGPTGRLVGLDVDQAELERTARRLAAEIVTPGGKAADSSEAPANANDAAPASAESQPMSPPVRLYRSHFAGLGKVMRSESLDGFDVVFADLGVSSMQIDDPARGFSFKSDGPLDMRMDLRLKRTAADLLRDLPAEELASALVECADEPDAEAIARRIADGRIREPLQRTRQLSRLVLAVKGLTPRQWKQIAAENPGTLHPAARTFQALRILVNDEFNGLEQFLRAVPYASRSGGRIGILSFHSGEHARVERFFKEGLTAGLYASAQLEPLRPSSAERGSNPRSRSAQLRCAKRA from the coding sequence ATGCAGGAGCATATCCGCGCCCAGGGTCGAACCCCGGCCGGGGGACATGTGCCCATCATGGTCGAGGAAGTGCTCGCGGCGCTGGATCCCCAGCCCGGAGATGCGATCGCCGATTGCACCGTGGGCCACGGCGGGCACGCCGAACGCTTCCTGGAACGGATCGGCCCGACCGGCCGTCTGGTCGGACTGGACGTCGACCAAGCGGAGCTGGAACGCACCGCGCGTCGGCTGGCGGCCGAGATCGTGACACCGGGCGGCAAGGCGGCGGATTCGAGCGAAGCGCCCGCAAACGCCAATGATGCAGCGCCTGCTTCGGCCGAGAGCCAACCAATGTCCCCTCCCGTGCGACTTTATCGTTCTCACTTCGCCGGGCTGGGCAAGGTCATGCGATCCGAGAGCCTTGACGGTTTTGACGTGGTCTTCGCCGACCTCGGCGTCTCGAGCATGCAGATCGATGATCCGGCTCGGGGTTTCAGTTTCAAGTCCGACGGGCCGCTCGACATGCGTATGGACCTGCGCCTGAAGCGAACGGCGGCCGACCTGCTGCGAGACCTGCCTGCCGAGGAGTTGGCCTCAGCACTCGTGGAATGCGCGGATGAGCCCGACGCGGAGGCGATTGCCCGGCGTATCGCCGACGGTCGCATCCGCGAGCCGCTCCAGCGGACCCGGCAACTGTCACGGTTGGTTCTCGCCGTGAAGGGGCTCACGCCCAGGCAGTGGAAGCAGATTGCGGCCGAGAATCCGGGCACGCTGCACCCGGCCGCGCGGACGTTTCAGGCATTGCGTATCCTGGTCAATGACGAGTTCAACGGACTGGAGCAGTTCCTGCGTGCTGTGCCCTACGCGTCGCGATCAGGCGGTCGAATCGGCATCCTGAGCTTTCACAGCGGCGAGCACGCCCGCGTGGAGCGGTTTTTCAAAGAGGGTCTTACAGCGGGGCTCTACGCGTCTGCGCAACTCGAGCCCCTCCGCCCATCGTCCGCCGAACGCGGATCGAACCCCCGCAGCCGCTCGGCACAATTGCGGTGCGCCAAGCGCGCGTGA
- a CDS encoding PQQ-binding-like beta-propeller repeat protein has protein sequence MGGNHTRWAAFFGALPIVVFTWSAAAQNWPSFRGENGSGIGTGSPPVTWNVDTGENVKWKTRIPGLGHSSPIVWGDRMFVTTAVPVDGEASLDTGWLGGTGDSAKDAGEWEWRVFCLDKRTGKVLWDRTAHRGVPKFKRHLKSSHANSTPTTDGKRVVALFGAEGLFAYDMDGKLLWSKDLGPLNAGPVGMPDMQWGYAASPVLHDDKIIVQCDVHGESYWAVFDAADGRELLHVDRGDDPSWCTPSLVTTGERTQVVCNGFKKIAGYDLKTGKELWYLSGGGDVPVPRPVVAGAKVFITNGHGRSPIYAIRAEATGDITPKESGEETPEGMLWYRPNKGSYMPTPIVVNDVLYVAADNGAFTGFEAKTGEQLLRKRLPGGGKATYSASPVSADGRIYVTNEDGQVDVMAASRTFDVLASNQMGEVCMATPAISEGLLLIRGRDHVFCIAK, from the coding sequence ATGGGTGGCAATCACACGCGCTGGGCAGCCTTTTTCGGGGCACTCCCCATTGTTGTCTTTACATGGAGCGCTGCGGCACAGAATTGGCCCTCCTTCCGCGGGGAGAACGGCTCAGGCATCGGCACGGGGAGCCCTCCAGTCACGTGGAACGTCGATACCGGCGAGAACGTGAAATGGAAGACACGGATCCCCGGACTGGGCCACTCTTCGCCGATCGTCTGGGGCGATCGCATGTTCGTGACAACGGCCGTGCCCGTCGATGGAGAAGCAAGCCTTGATACGGGCTGGCTTGGCGGAACAGGAGATTCGGCGAAGGACGCAGGCGAATGGGAGTGGAGAGTTTTCTGCCTGGACAAGCGCACGGGCAAGGTGCTATGGGATCGAACGGCCCATCGAGGTGTTCCCAAGTTCAAGCGGCACCTCAAGTCCTCGCACGCCAACAGCACGCCGACGACCGACGGAAAGCGGGTCGTTGCCCTGTTCGGTGCCGAGGGACTCTTCGCGTATGACATGGATGGCAAACTGCTTTGGAGCAAGGACCTTGGTCCGCTTAACGCCGGTCCTGTCGGCATGCCTGACATGCAATGGGGATACGCCGCTTCGCCGGTTCTGCATGACGACAAGATCATTGTCCAGTGCGACGTGCACGGTGAATCCTATTGGGCGGTCTTCGATGCCGCGGATGGCAGGGAACTCCTTCACGTGGATCGAGGGGACGATCCTTCCTGGTGCACGCCGTCGCTCGTGACAACGGGAGAGCGAACGCAAGTCGTCTGCAACGGATTCAAGAAGATCGCCGGGTATGACCTCAAGACCGGCAAGGAACTCTGGTACCTCAGCGGCGGCGGGGATGTTCCCGTCCCGCGACCTGTTGTGGCGGGCGCGAAAGTCTTCATCACCAACGGCCACGGACGAAGTCCAATCTACGCCATTCGCGCGGAGGCGACGGGTGACATTACGCCCAAGGAAAGCGGCGAAGAGACGCCGGAAGGAATGCTCTGGTACCGACCCAACAAGGGCTCCTACATGCCCACCCCGATCGTCGTCAACGACGTGCTCTACGTGGCCGCCGACAACGGGGCGTTCACTGGGTTCGAGGCCAAGACAGGGGAGCAATTGCTGCGTAAGCGCCTGCCCGGTGGAGGGAAAGCAACCTACTCAGCTTCCCCTGTCTCGGCGGATGGGAGAATCTACGTGACAAACGAAGACGGCCAGGTGGACGTCATGGCGGCCTCTCGCACCTTTGATGTCCTGGCGTCAAATCAGATGGGGGAGGTCTGTATGGCTACGCCTGCGATCTCGGAAGGTCTGCTGTTAATCCGCGGGCGCGACCATGTGTTCTGCATAGCCAAATAA